One Peromyscus leucopus breed LL Stock chromosome 4, UCI_PerLeu_2.1, whole genome shotgun sequence genomic region harbors:
- the LOC114699571 gene encoding leucine-rich repeat-containing protein 57 isoform X1, whose product MMSQGVPARAEALGARLRELSRGARMGNSALRAHVETAQKTGVFQLKDRGLTEFPSELQKLTSNLRTIDLSNNKIDSLPPLLIGKFSLLKSLSLNNNKLTVLPDELCNLKKLETLSLNNNHLRELPSTFGQLSALKTLSLSGNQLGALPPQLCSLRHLDVVDLSKNQIRSIPDTVGELQAFELNLNQNQISQISVKISCCPRLKVLRLEENCLELSMLPQSILSDSQICLLAVEGNLFEIKKLRELEGYDKYMERFTATKKKFA is encoded by the exons ATGATGTCACAGGGCGTTCCCGCCCGGGCGGAAGCCCTGGGAGCGCGTCTCAG GGAACTGAGCCGCGGCGCTAGGATGGGAAACAGTGCCCTCCGCGCTCATGTGGAAACAGCGCAGAAAACTGGTGTCTTTCAGCTTAAAGACCGTGGTCTGACCGag TTCCCCTCAGAGTTGCAGAAGCTGACAAGCAACCTTAGGACCATCGATTTGTCCAACAACAAGATCGACAGCCTACCGCCCCTGCTAATAGGAAAGTTCAGTCTGCTGAAGAGCCTCtccctcaacaacaacaaactga CTGTTCTACCCGATGAATTATGTAACCTGAAAAAACTAGAGACTCTAAGTCTAAACAACAATCACCTGAGAGAGCTACCGTCTACCTTTGGGCAGCTTTCTGCCCTGAAGACCCTGAGCCTCTCTGGGAACCAGCTGGGAGCACTACCACCTCAACTCTGTAGCCTGCGACATCTGGATGTAGTAGATCTCTCTAAAAACCAGATTCGGAGCATACCTGACACTGTGGGGGAGCTGCAGGCCTTCGAACTCAACCTCAACCAAAACCAG ATATCTCAGATCTCGGTGAAGATATCCTGCTGTCCTCGCCTCAAAGTGCTCCGACTGGAGGAGAACTGTCTGGAGCTCAGCATGCTTCCCCAGAGCATCCTCAGCGACTCCCAGATTTGCCTGCTCGCTGTGGAAGGCAATCTCTTTGAAATAAAGAAACTTCGAGAACTAGAGGGTTATGATAAG tACATGGAGAGGTTCACAGCCACCAAGAAGAAATTTGCATGA
- the LOC114699571 gene encoding leucine-rich repeat-containing protein 57 isoform X2 gives MGNSALRAHVETAQKTGVFQLKDRGLTEFPSELQKLTSNLRTIDLSNNKIDSLPPLLIGKFSLLKSLSLNNNKLTVLPDELCNLKKLETLSLNNNHLRELPSTFGQLSALKTLSLSGNQLGALPPQLCSLRHLDVVDLSKNQIRSIPDTVGELQAFELNLNQNQISQISVKISCCPRLKVLRLEENCLELSMLPQSILSDSQICLLAVEGNLFEIKKLRELEGYDKYMERFTATKKKFA, from the exons ATGGGAAACAGTGCCCTCCGCGCTCATGTGGAAACAGCGCAGAAAACTGGTGTCTTTCAGCTTAAAGACCGTGGTCTGACCGag TTCCCCTCAGAGTTGCAGAAGCTGACAAGCAACCTTAGGACCATCGATTTGTCCAACAACAAGATCGACAGCCTACCGCCCCTGCTAATAGGAAAGTTCAGTCTGCTGAAGAGCCTCtccctcaacaacaacaaactga CTGTTCTACCCGATGAATTATGTAACCTGAAAAAACTAGAGACTCTAAGTCTAAACAACAATCACCTGAGAGAGCTACCGTCTACCTTTGGGCAGCTTTCTGCCCTGAAGACCCTGAGCCTCTCTGGGAACCAGCTGGGAGCACTACCACCTCAACTCTGTAGCCTGCGACATCTGGATGTAGTAGATCTCTCTAAAAACCAGATTCGGAGCATACCTGACACTGTGGGGGAGCTGCAGGCCTTCGAACTCAACCTCAACCAAAACCAG ATATCTCAGATCTCGGTGAAGATATCCTGCTGTCCTCGCCTCAAAGTGCTCCGACTGGAGGAGAACTGTCTGGAGCTCAGCATGCTTCCCCAGAGCATCCTCAGCGACTCCCAGATTTGCCTGCTCGCTGTGGAAGGCAATCTCTTTGAAATAAAGAAACTTCGAGAACTAGAGGGTTATGATAAG tACATGGAGAGGTTCACAGCCACCAAGAAGAAATTTGCATGA
- the LOC114699571 gene encoding leucine-rich repeat-containing protein 57 isoform X3: MMSQGVPARAEALGARLRRARVPGVPWRSLLCTEPELSRGARMGNSALRAHVETAQKTGVFQLKDRGLTEFPSELQKLTSNLRTIDLSNNKIDSLPPLLIGKFSLLKSLSLNNNKLTVLPDELCNLKKLETLSLNNNHLRELPSTFGQLSALKTLSLSGNQLGALPPQLCSLRHLDVVDLSKNQIRSIPDTVGELQAFELNLNQNQISQISVKISCCPRLKVLRLEENCLELSMLPQSILSDSQICLLAVEGNLFEIKKLRELEGYDKYMERFTATKKKFA; encoded by the exons ATGATGTCACAGGGCGTTCCCGCCCGGGCGGAAGCCCTGGGAGCGCGTCTCAGGCGAGCGCGGGTCCCGGGTGTTCCCTGGCGGAGCCTGCTCTGCACTGAGCC GGAACTGAGCCGCGGCGCTAGGATGGGAAACAGTGCCCTCCGCGCTCATGTGGAAACAGCGCAGAAAACTGGTGTCTTTCAGCTTAAAGACCGTGGTCTGACCGag TTCCCCTCAGAGTTGCAGAAGCTGACAAGCAACCTTAGGACCATCGATTTGTCCAACAACAAGATCGACAGCCTACCGCCCCTGCTAATAGGAAAGTTCAGTCTGCTGAAGAGCCTCtccctcaacaacaacaaactga CTGTTCTACCCGATGAATTATGTAACCTGAAAAAACTAGAGACTCTAAGTCTAAACAACAATCACCTGAGAGAGCTACCGTCTACCTTTGGGCAGCTTTCTGCCCTGAAGACCCTGAGCCTCTCTGGGAACCAGCTGGGAGCACTACCACCTCAACTCTGTAGCCTGCGACATCTGGATGTAGTAGATCTCTCTAAAAACCAGATTCGGAGCATACCTGACACTGTGGGGGAGCTGCAGGCCTTCGAACTCAACCTCAACCAAAACCAG ATATCTCAGATCTCGGTGAAGATATCCTGCTGTCCTCGCCTCAAAGTGCTCCGACTGGAGGAGAACTGTCTGGAGCTCAGCATGCTTCCCCAGAGCATCCTCAGCGACTCCCAGATTTGCCTGCTCGCTGTGGAAGGCAATCTCTTTGAAATAAAGAAACTTCGAGAACTAGAGGGTTATGATAAG tACATGGAGAGGTTCACAGCCACCAAGAAGAAATTTGCATGA